In the genome of Phycisphaerales bacterium, one region contains:
- a CDS encoding protein kinase codes for MVDTQFWQRVQEVFEHAVAASGQERAAILDQECAGDPELRTQVLALLDYDARAGADFLAPPRVELHAIAADATKPLVRGRTCQDHVTRMEDAAAWVAELVGCKLGRYTLVRLIATGGMGGVFEARQDQPARAVAVKVLRPGLSAPSTLARFRLEPEVLGRLRHPNIAQVFEAGVHADAQGPVPYFAMELISDAEPLNTFADAHQLSTAQRLELFAKVCDAVHHGHQKGIIHRDIKPANILVGRDGEPKIIDFGVARATDADIVMTTLQTHVGELVGTVHYMSPEQCEGDPAAIDTRTDIYSLGVVLFELLTGQAPYDMSGTSVYGAVRIIREQSPRRPSTIDRALRGDLESLLLRTLEKEPARRYASAADLGRDIRHFLAGEPLEARRDSGWYVLRSTVRRYRGIVATGVSIFLLLAIYAVSTTALWRNAQQQADHAAAARAETLRTLYAGSISGALAATANGDHRRATQLLEEAPPEHRGWEWRYLWGRIGQSLKDLHPAESRGKAAVVVLSARQQALALARSRADQALEIYRTTPGAEPLEIPWELLGIDQEEARHGHVAVKAIAFHPDAAFLAIGTMHEREPQFKQWVHLLGQDADQYWLRVAWPVRSNTDQPVHLAFDPSGEMLAVTCEKNRAINVFRLSDILDPQVASEDPVPIATATGLAQYSGGVRWSPNGRWLGSWGAGAGRLCELWDVDELLRHGSGDPVARLAGHNHWVWAADFSPDSTRLATASSDGTIRVWDLAASVRAAAAQRSRRVRGKPAEIAVLTGHDGPVCAVAFDPSGRLLLSGGVDKTLRVWSLDVGQITPDGEQQPLLAWSERVVLRGHDAAVYGVGFAPSARAVSVDELGEIKLWDWRESQHVQLRGLRASMHVALFGPGGNWCLAASAYGEIFGWEISDTAPRLHAKLEGRTEKSVQVRDMVMWRQGHRAWLAAALEGPGPPIEPYGEAVIFEVNALRNTWHHHQLADTTGATWQERPTRLALSADGSRLVVMGESGCARVWDLAWNADNNTLESKWLRNLETGQVGNNQLKFVGGGGRWLVTARDAVNKQYDRTTLVYLWDVDRGELEKCFETEGLFESGINDLALCPQGSWLAAAGADGTIALWSIHYEEGRVPELQFRARLVGHTDWVQALAFHPSEPRLVSGGGDRSIRFWDLTSLQPVSTLHAPLGAITDLAFDPSGRMLAVGSSGYFGVDNVVYLLDADVTPAERTRRAVTREVYRHYDQWRDDQIAADATSEEQVDRIRTAATADLAALIEAQQWSEEERAWALAVRERILLMRATR; via the coding sequence GTGGTGGACACCCAATTCTGGCAGCGGGTACAGGAAGTCTTTGAACACGCCGTTGCAGCTTCCGGGCAGGAACGCGCTGCCATCCTCGATCAGGAGTGCGCTGGGGATCCGGAGTTGCGGACGCAGGTGTTGGCCCTCCTCGACTACGATGCACGTGCCGGCGCGGACTTTCTCGCGCCGCCACGGGTCGAGCTGCACGCCATTGCCGCGGACGCGACGAAACCGCTAGTTCGGGGCCGTACCTGCCAGGATCACGTGACTCGCATGGAAGATGCGGCAGCGTGGGTGGCCGAGCTCGTCGGTTGCAAGCTCGGCCGCTATACGTTGGTACGACTGATCGCTACCGGGGGGATGGGGGGTGTATTCGAGGCCCGGCAGGACCAGCCCGCGCGTGCGGTCGCGGTGAAAGTCCTGCGGCCGGGCCTCAGTGCCCCGTCCACGCTGGCCCGCTTTCGGCTGGAGCCCGAAGTGTTGGGTCGCCTGCGGCATCCGAACATTGCGCAGGTTTTCGAAGCCGGTGTGCATGCCGACGCGCAGGGGCCGGTGCCCTATTTCGCGATGGAACTGATTTCTGACGCGGAACCTCTGAACACGTTTGCGGATGCGCACCAGCTCTCGACAGCACAGCGGCTCGAGCTGTTCGCCAAGGTTTGTGACGCTGTCCATCATGGCCATCAGAAGGGGATCATCCACCGCGACATCAAACCGGCGAATATCCTGGTTGGTCGTGACGGGGAACCGAAGATCATTGATTTCGGGGTGGCCCGGGCGACGGACGCCGACATCGTCATGACCACGCTACAGACTCACGTGGGCGAGCTCGTGGGCACGGTGCACTACATGAGCCCGGAACAATGTGAAGGTGATCCGGCTGCGATCGACACGCGCACCGACATCTACTCCCTGGGCGTCGTGCTTTTCGAACTGCTTACCGGCCAGGCCCCCTACGACATGTCAGGAACCTCGGTCTATGGCGCCGTACGGATTATCCGCGAACAATCCCCGCGCCGCCCGAGCACTATTGACCGCGCCCTCCGTGGGGACCTTGAGAGTCTTTTGCTGCGCACGTTGGAGAAAGAGCCGGCGCGGCGGTACGCCTCGGCCGCCGACCTCGGCCGCGACATCCGGCACTTCCTTGCAGGGGAGCCCTTGGAGGCCCGGCGCGACAGCGGATGGTATGTACTTCGCAGCACGGTGCGGCGCTACCGGGGTATCGTCGCCACGGGAGTTTCCATCTTCTTGTTGCTTGCGATCTATGCCGTGTCCACGACAGCACTCTGGCGGAATGCTCAGCAGCAGGCCGACCATGCCGCCGCAGCCAGGGCCGAGACCCTGCGGACCTTGTACGCAGGCAGCATCTCGGGTGCGCTGGCAGCCACCGCGAATGGGGACCACCGGCGGGCCACCCAGTTGCTGGAAGAGGCGCCGCCGGAACACAGGGGGTGGGAGTGGCGATACCTGTGGGGACGGATCGGGCAAAGTCTGAAGGATTTACATCCAGCAGAATCAAGGGGTAAAGCCGCTGTGGTGGTATTGAGCGCGCGGCAGCAGGCATTGGCGTTGGCTCGTTCGCGGGCTGACCAGGCACTGGAGATCTACCGCACCACGCCCGGCGCAGAACCATTGGAAATCCCATGGGAACTGCTTGGTATTGACCAGGAGGAAGCACGGCACGGACACGTCGCCGTCAAAGCGATTGCCTTCCACCCCGACGCAGCTTTTCTCGCGATCGGGACGATGCACGAGCGGGAACCGCAGTTCAAACAATGGGTCCACCTGCTCGGGCAAGACGCGGATCAGTACTGGCTTCGAGTCGCATGGCCCGTACGAAGCAACACCGATCAACCGGTTCATCTCGCGTTCGATCCAAGCGGAGAAATGCTTGCTGTGACCTGCGAGAAGAACCGCGCAATCAACGTGTTTCGATTGTCAGACATTCTTGATCCCCAAGTCGCTTCGGAGGATCCCGTCCCGATTGCGACCGCGACGGGACTGGCTCAGTACAGCGGTGGGGTGCGGTGGTCGCCGAACGGCCGCTGGCTGGGATCCTGGGGTGCCGGGGCGGGCCGCCTGTGCGAGCTTTGGGATGTGGACGAACTACTTCGACACGGCTCCGGCGATCCCGTCGCGCGGCTGGCAGGGCATAACCACTGGGTCTGGGCGGCGGATTTCAGTCCCGATAGCACGAGACTGGCGACCGCATCTTCGGATGGAACGATCCGAGTGTGGGATCTCGCGGCGAGTGTCAGGGCGGCCGCGGCGCAGCGTTCCCGTCGGGTGCGTGGCAAGCCGGCCGAAATCGCTGTATTGACCGGCCACGACGGGCCCGTCTGTGCGGTGGCCTTTGACCCTTCCGGCCGCTTGCTGCTCTCTGGTGGGGTGGACAAAACACTGCGGGTCTGGTCGCTTGATGTAGGGCAGATCACACCCGATGGCGAGCAACAGCCACTTTTGGCGTGGTCTGAACGAGTCGTGCTGCGAGGTCACGATGCGGCGGTCTACGGAGTGGGGTTCGCGCCCAGCGCCCGGGCCGTGTCAGTCGATGAACTCGGGGAGATCAAGCTCTGGGACTGGCGCGAGAGCCAGCACGTACAACTGCGGGGACTGCGCGCCAGCATGCACGTCGCGTTGTTCGGCCCGGGTGGGAATTGGTGCCTGGCGGCAAGCGCATACGGCGAAATTTTCGGTTGGGAAATTTCGGATACTGCGCCGCGGTTGCATGCCAAACTGGAAGGTCGCACGGAAAAAAGCGTTCAAGTGCGCGACATGGTGATGTGGCGACAGGGCCACCGGGCGTGGCTCGCGGCGGCCCTGGAAGGCCCCGGCCCACCCATAGAGCCGTATGGTGAAGCCGTAATTTTCGAAGTGAATGCCCTGCGCAACACTTGGCATCATCATCAACTAGCGGATACCACCGGGGCAACTTGGCAGGAACGACCGACCAGGTTGGCCCTCAGTGCGGACGGCAGCCGCCTTGTAGTCATGGGGGAATCGGGTTGCGCCCGTGTCTGGGACCTGGCTTGGAATGCGGACAACAACACTTTGGAATCCAAGTGGCTGCGGAACCTGGAGACCGGGCAGGTCGGAAACAATCAACTGAAATTCGTGGGCGGTGGCGGGCGTTGGCTGGTGACGGCAAGGGATGCCGTGAATAAGCAGTACGACCGCACAACGCTGGTATACCTTTGGGACGTGGATCGCGGTGAACTTGAAAAGTGTTTCGAGACGGAAGGGTTGTTCGAGAGCGGAATCAATGACCTGGCGCTTTGCCCGCAGGGGTCTTGGTTGGCGGCCGCTGGTGCCGACGGCACGATAGCGCTATGGTCGATCCACTATGAGGAAGGGCGTGTACCGGAGCTACAATTTCGTGCGCGGCTGGTAGGGCATACCGACTGGGTCCAGGCGCTGGCGTTTCACCCCTCGGAACCACGGTTGGTTTCCGGCGGGGGTGACCGCTCCATTCGATTCTGGGATCTGACGTCGCTACAGCCGGTGTCAACGCTCCATGCTCCGCTCGGGGCGATCACCGATCTGGCCTTTGATCCCTCTGGCCGCATGCTGGCTGTGGGCAGCAGTGGCTACTTTGGCGTTGATAACGTGGTTTATCTCCTCGACGCGGACGTCACGCCGGCAGAACGGACGAGACGCGCGGTTACACGTGAAGTCTATCGACATTACGACCAGTGGCGGGATGATCAGATTGCAGCGGATGCCACCTCAGAGGAGCAGGTTGACCGCATACGAACGGCCGCCACGGCCGACCTCGCCGCGCTGATCGAGGCCCAGCAGTGGTCGGAGGAGGAGCGCGCCTGGGCGCTCGCCGTGCGCGAGCGGATCCTGCTCATGCGGGCGACGCGCTGA
- a CDS encoding DUF1559 domain-containing protein, with translation MNHAPTPEFDVQLLDLHLGHLSETEQAALQARLLSEPRLAEQHSALTAVFDALQRSAEVPMPRDLVARTTTRVRQAGPVPRIVRPADALTAAVERRSERVIRLGNLRDIVAVAAMIVLAVGVGVPTMLHMRDRAQRVGCSYNLAQLGIGMQQYASSFGSSLPFAGWSGRASWKPTDEPGAVNVPNRRHVYTLLVQAYVTEPQRFVCPSQPHMPMSLEEVRRSNDFLEARNVSYAYQNMAGVRPSANDDPRLPIMADENPLFADGVPLFDARRFTGRDAATQNSRAHRSAGQNILTLRGEVIWSRTPFAGLHGDNIWTLENVQVYTGHEGPQRADDAHLLK, from the coding sequence ATGAACCACGCGCCCACGCCCGAGTTCGACGTTCAGCTCCTCGACCTGCATCTCGGCCACCTGTCCGAGACCGAGCAGGCGGCCCTTCAAGCACGACTCCTGTCCGAACCGCGGCTTGCGGAGCAGCACAGCGCCCTGACGGCTGTTTTCGATGCCCTCCAGCGCTCGGCCGAAGTACCGATGCCACGAGACCTCGTCGCCCGCACCACGACACGCGTGCGACAGGCGGGCCCCGTCCCGCGAATCGTCCGTCCCGCGGACGCGCTGACAGCGGCCGTCGAGCGACGCAGCGAACGCGTGATTCGCCTGGGGAACCTGCGTGACATCGTCGCAGTGGCGGCGATGATCGTGCTCGCAGTCGGGGTGGGCGTGCCGACCATGCTGCATATGCGTGATCGGGCCCAGCGGGTGGGCTGCTCGTACAACTTGGCGCAACTCGGGATCGGAATGCAGCAATACGCTTCCAGCTTTGGTTCGAGCTTACCGTTTGCGGGATGGTCCGGACGCGCCTCCTGGAAACCGACGGACGAGCCGGGCGCGGTGAATGTTCCGAACCGCCGACATGTATACACCCTGCTGGTGCAGGCCTATGTCACCGAGCCGCAGCGCTTCGTGTGCCCGTCACAGCCGCACATGCCCATGTCGCTCGAAGAAGTGCGGCGCAGCAACGACTTTCTCGAAGCGCGAAACGTCAGCTATGCCTACCAGAACATGGCTGGCGTGCGGCCCTCCGCAAACGATGATCCGCGCCTGCCCATCATGGCGGATGAGAATCCGCTCTTTGCTGATGGCGTCCCACTCTTCGATGCCCGGCGCTTCACGGGACGCGACGCGGCAACGCAGAACTCCCGCGCCCACCGCAGCGCCGGCCAGAATATTCTCACGCTGCGTGGCGAGGTGATCTGGAGTCGCACGCCCTTCGCCGGACTGCACGGTGACAACATCTGGACCCTGGAGAACGTCCAAGTCTACACCGGTCACGAAGGGCCGCAACGAGCGGACGACGCGCACCTCCTGAAGTAG
- a CDS encoding sigma-70 family RNA polymerase sigma factor, with translation MRDEDLLADHVAGRADAFERLVARYAEDLFGFFQRFVGSASQADDLVQETFLQVHLSAGSFDPERKFKPWLYTIASNKARDFMRSRRRRATHSLDGLPGDHDGPVPGVLLEADQPTAAEHVASQEQREQVRELVAEMPEHQRAVLILGYFQKLPYAEIAEVLQIPVGTVKSRLHAAVNHFAKLWLARTGAADSDS, from the coding sequence ATGCGAGACGAGGATCTGCTGGCCGACCATGTAGCCGGCCGGGCAGACGCTTTTGAGCGGCTCGTCGCGCGCTATGCCGAAGACCTGTTCGGCTTCTTTCAGCGATTTGTCGGGAGCGCGTCCCAGGCGGATGATTTGGTCCAGGAAACGTTCCTGCAGGTCCATCTCTCGGCCGGGTCATTTGATCCGGAACGGAAGTTCAAACCATGGCTATACACCATCGCCTCCAACAAGGCCCGCGATTTCATGCGATCGCGGCGGCGGCGCGCAACACACTCGCTGGACGGTCTGCCGGGCGACCACGACGGACCAGTGCCCGGGGTACTGCTCGAAGCGGATCAGCCCACCGCGGCCGAACACGTGGCCTCGCAGGAACAGCGGGAGCAAGTGCGGGAACTCGTGGCAGAGATGCCGGAGCACCAGCGGGCGGTGCTGATCCTCGGATACTTCCAAAAGCTGCCCTACGCGGAAATCGCCGAAGTTCTGCAAATACCCGTGGGCACAGTCAAATCCCGACTGCACGCCGCGGTCAACCACTTCGCGAAGCTCTGGCTTGCACGAACCGGCGCCGCAGACTCCGATTCCTAG
- a CDS encoding amidohydrolase family protein, protein MRIDVHGWIVAPDPGAPVLGALEAHRDTAAIDRILVANRAAANLPPGCALDETEANSACLALCRTRPWLEPLYWARVVTPDSHPHTLVGALESEPFRGVVFSPADNEYEADSRQLDPFLAALATVGRPAVFIVRDDARSAPPRVLELARRHPKITFVLCIGAHEAALRDAALETSRRAQRLGVAEIYVDTAHASQAEIVAAARSGLTDRLVYGSDAPAYGSEHGTRCQAVLSELQNLLSEKELDQITSGTAGRIFGLSNSISD, encoded by the coding sequence ATGCGGATCGACGTACACGGATGGATCGTCGCACCGGATCCGGGAGCACCAGTCCTGGGTGCGCTGGAGGCCCATCGGGATACGGCGGCGATCGACAGAATTCTCGTCGCAAACCGTGCGGCCGCAAACCTTCCGCCGGGCTGTGCCCTCGATGAAACTGAAGCGAATTCCGCCTGTCTTGCTCTCTGCCGCACGCGGCCATGGCTGGAACCGCTTTACTGGGCACGCGTGGTGACACCCGACAGCCATCCGCACACACTCGTCGGTGCGCTCGAAAGCGAGCCGTTCCGGGGAGTGGTGTTTTCGCCGGCTGACAACGAGTACGAAGCCGATTCCCGCCAGCTTGACCCCTTCCTGGCAGCACTCGCCACTGTGGGGCGTCCGGCGGTGTTTATCGTGCGTGACGATGCCCGGTCGGCGCCGCCGCGTGTACTCGAGCTGGCCCGCCGACACCCGAAAATCACTTTCGTACTTTGTATCGGAGCACACGAGGCCGCACTTCGTGACGCAGCCCTCGAGACCAGCCGCCGGGCGCAACGGCTGGGCGTAGCTGAGATTTATGTGGACACTGCCCATGCCTCCCAAGCGGAAATTGTGGCCGCAGCGCGCAGCGGACTGACGGATCGACTCGTCTATGGGAGTGATGCCCCGGCCTATGGAAGCGAGCACGGAACTCGTTGCCAGGCCGTTCTCTCTGAACTGCAGAACCTCCTTTCCGAGAAGGAGTTAGACCAGATCACGAGCGGTACGGCCGGCCGCATTTTCGGACTTTCCAATAGTATCAGCGATTGA
- the hisD gene encoding histidinol dehydrogenase, with translation MDDRLLRLVQPQDVLPSTQSALDEETLRAAGVLIAAVRQGGMPALRRLAEEYDGLAPAAPLVYDRAMLAAVLARQPAELRGLLERTADRIRNFAAAQRHCLRDLDVAVPGGRAGHTVAPMESAGCYAPGGRFPLPSSVLMTAVTARVAGVEQVVVASPRPTDITLAAAAVADADMLLAAGGAQAIAALAYGAPPVPPCSVVVGPGNRWVTAAKQLIAGTVAIDMLAGPSELLVIADAGADPAMIAADLLAQAEHDPDARPLLVTWHRPLIPAVEVELAAQLADLPTADTARQALTNGIAVIVSDAEEATEISDRIAPEHLALHVQDPQGWRGRLRHYGALFEGAAAAEVLGDYGIGPNHVLPTGGAARIVGGLSIFHFLRVRTWLGTLGVTDPDGAELRGVIRDAEALARLEGLEAHARSAARRSS, from the coding sequence ATGGACGATCGCCTGCTCAGACTCGTCCAGCCGCAGGACGTCTTGCCGTCCACGCAATCTGCTTTGGACGAGGAGACCCTGCGTGCAGCCGGTGTCTTGATCGCTGCAGTGCGCCAGGGCGGTATGCCTGCACTTCGCCGCTTGGCAGAGGAGTATGACGGCCTCGCACCCGCGGCACCACTGGTGTACGACCGTGCAATGCTGGCGGCCGTGCTCGCTCGGCAACCGGCGGAACTGCGTGGCCTGCTGGAACGAACCGCAGACCGCATTCGCAACTTCGCAGCGGCCCAGCGCCACTGCCTCCGCGACCTCGATGTCGCGGTTCCCGGTGGACGAGCTGGGCACACCGTCGCACCCATGGAAAGTGCCGGGTGCTATGCACCTGGTGGACGCTTCCCGCTGCCCTCGTCTGTTCTGATGACGGCCGTAACTGCGCGCGTCGCCGGCGTGGAGCAGGTTGTGGTGGCCTCACCGCGTCCGACCGATATTACCCTCGCGGCCGCCGCCGTGGCCGACGCGGACATGCTGCTGGCCGCGGGCGGCGCACAGGCCATTGCGGCACTCGCCTACGGCGCCCCGCCGGTGCCGCCCTGCAGCGTGGTCGTCGGTCCGGGCAATCGCTGGGTCACAGCCGCAAAGCAACTGATTGCCGGCACCGTCGCTATCGACATGCTGGCGGGCCCGTCCGAACTGCTGGTCATCGCGGATGCCGGTGCCGATCCAGCCATGATTGCCGCCGACCTGCTTGCACAGGCGGAGCACGATCCCGATGCACGGCCACTGCTGGTGACGTGGCACCGGCCGCTGATTCCAGCGGTCGAGGTGGAATTGGCGGCGCAACTGGCAGACCTGCCGACCGCCGACACGGCGCGGCAGGCGCTCACGAACGGGATCGCCGTAATCGTCAGTGATGCCGAGGAGGCCACCGAAATCAGCGACCGGATCGCTCCGGAACACTTGGCCCTGCATGTGCAGGACCCGCAAGGTTGGCGTGGCCGGTTACGGCACTATGGCGCACTCTTCGAGGGTGCGGCGGCGGCCGAGGTTCTTGGCGACTACGGCATCGGCCCGAACCATGTCCTTCCGACCGGTGGTGCCGCGCGAATTGTGGGTGGGCTATCCATCTTCCACTTTCTGCGGGTCCGCACATGGCTCGGGACACTCGGAGTGACCGATCCGGATGGCGCGGAGCTGCGCGGAGTGATCAGGGATGCTGAAGCATTGGCGCGACTCGAAGGATTGGAGGCACATGCCCGTTCCGCCGCGCGTCGCAGTTCGTAA
- the hisE gene encoding phosphoribosyl-ATP diphosphatase encodes MIIPSIDLMGGQAVQLIGGKQHALDAGDPRPLAERFALAGDIAVVDLDAALGRGDNTALIRELLQLAPCRVGGGIRSVERAIEWLDAGAAHVVLGTAATPEVLRELPRDRVIAALDAVEGEVVVEGWQTRTGRDVRSRMEELRDYVAGFLVTFVEREGRMQGTDPQQAAELVSAAGTARLTVAGGVTTVDEIATLDRLGVDAQVGMALYTGRLELADAIAAPLTSDRTDDLWPTVVTDECGVALGLAWSSAASLRAAVQTRTGVYQSRTRGLWHKGATSGATQQLLRIALDCDRDALRFTVRQRGTGFCHLGTKSCWGAATGLGGLAATLMTRRTQAPPGSYTARLFNDAALLRSKLVEEAGELATAEQPAEVCAEAADVLYFTMVALARSGLSLADVERELDRRARTVTRRRGDAKPTPREL; translated from the coding sequence ATGATCATTCCCTCGATTGATCTCATGGGTGGGCAGGCCGTACAGCTCATCGGTGGCAAGCAGCACGCACTGGATGCGGGTGATCCCCGGCCGCTGGCCGAGCGTTTCGCGCTCGCGGGCGATATTGCGGTGGTCGACCTGGATGCCGCACTCGGGCGAGGTGACAACACGGCACTCATCCGTGAACTCCTGCAGCTCGCGCCCTGCCGGGTCGGCGGTGGCATTCGATCGGTCGAACGCGCAATCGAGTGGCTTGATGCCGGCGCTGCCCACGTCGTGCTGGGCACCGCGGCCACGCCCGAGGTGCTGCGCGAATTGCCGAGGGACCGCGTGATTGCCGCACTCGACGCGGTCGAGGGAGAAGTGGTGGTCGAGGGGTGGCAAACGCGCACCGGTCGGGATGTTCGCAGCCGCATGGAGGAACTCCGCGATTACGTGGCCGGGTTTCTCGTGACGTTCGTGGAGCGCGAGGGACGCATGCAGGGCACCGATCCCCAGCAGGCGGCCGAGCTCGTGTCGGCTGCCGGCACTGCGCGACTTACTGTCGCGGGCGGTGTGACGACGGTGGACGAGATCGCCACACTCGATCGCTTGGGCGTCGACGCCCAGGTCGGCATGGCACTCTACACAGGCCGCTTGGAACTCGCTGATGCGATCGCCGCACCGCTCACCTCGGATCGGACCGACGATCTGTGGCCGACCGTGGTGACGGACGAGTGCGGCGTGGCGCTCGGGCTCGCGTGGTCAAGCGCGGCGAGTCTGCGCGCGGCAGTGCAGACCCGTACGGGCGTATATCAGTCCCGAACGCGCGGACTGTGGCACAAGGGAGCCACGAGCGGCGCGACCCAGCAACTGCTGCGCATTGCGTTGGACTGCGATCGTGACGCACTCCGGTTCACGGTGCGGCAACGCGGTACGGGCTTCTGTCACCTGGGGACCAAGAGCTGTTGGGGCGCAGCCACGGGTCTCGGCGGGTTGGCGGCAACGCTTATGACGCGGCGGACGCAGGCACCGCCGGGCTCGTACACGGCGCGACTGTTCAACGATGCCGCCCTGCTGCGCAGTAAACTGGTTGAGGAAGCGGGCGAGTTGGCCACAGCAGAGCAGCCCGCGGAGGTATGTGCCGAAGCTGCCGACGTGCTGTACTTCACAATGGTCGCCCTCGCGCGGTCCGGCTTGTCACTCGCGGATGTTGAGCGCGAGCTGGACCGGCGGGCCCGCACGGTCACGCGGCGTCGCGGGGACGCCAAGCCCACCCCCAGGGAGTTGTGA
- the hisF gene encoding imidazole glycerol phosphate synthase subunit HisF gives MLTARVIPCLDVRAGRIVKGVRFQDLRDAGTPAERAAEYEAQGADELVVLDVSATPEGRANAADTVRAVRAALSIPLTVGGGVRSVADAARLLEAGADKVGVNTAAVREPELLSALATQFGCQCTVLALDAARRADGTWEVVVLSGRERTSRDAVAWAREAADRGAGEILLTSWDRDGTRSGYDTELCAAIAAAVRVPVIASGGAAGPEHLLAALRAGADAVLAASIFHDGDLTVGDVKRYLARHGMRVRLEEKRADDHSLD, from the coding sequence ATGTTGACCGCCCGCGTCATCCCCTGCCTCGATGTTCGCGCCGGACGCATTGTGAAAGGGGTGCGATTTCAGGACCTGCGCGACGCGGGTACACCGGCGGAACGGGCCGCCGAGTACGAAGCCCAGGGGGCAGATGAGCTAGTCGTGCTCGATGTGTCGGCCACGCCCGAGGGGCGGGCGAATGCGGCCGATACCGTGCGGGCGGTGCGGGCAGCCCTGTCGATCCCGTTGACCGTCGGAGGCGGTGTGCGATCGGTGGCTGACGCCGCACGGCTGCTGGAAGCGGGCGCGGACAAAGTGGGGGTCAACACGGCGGCGGTCCGCGAACCCGAGTTACTAAGCGCGCTGGCGACACAGTTCGGCTGTCAATGCACGGTTCTCGCGTTGGATGCTGCACGGCGCGCGGACGGCACCTGGGAAGTGGTGGTGTTGTCCGGACGGGAACGGACCAGCCGCGACGCGGTCGCATGGGCGCGCGAGGCGGCAGACCGCGGTGCGGGTGAAATTCTGCTCACAAGCTGGGATCGCGACGGCACGCGGAGTGGTTACGACACGGAGCTCTGCGCTGCGATTGCGGCGGCGGTGCGCGTACCGGTGATCGCATCCGGCGGAGCGGCAGGTCCGGAGCATCTACTCGCCGCGCTTCGAGCAGGGGCGGATGCGGTGCTGGCGGCGTCGATTTTCCATGATGGCGATCTGACGGTCGGGGATGTAAAGCGTTACCTGGCCCGCCATGGCATGCGGGTACGGCTGGAGGAAAAGCGAGCCGATGATCATTCCCTCGATTGA
- the hisH gene encoding imidazole glycerol phosphate synthase subunit HisH: MSSAIVLRDVRIVRTGRANIASVLAGFGRLGLTPLLVETAAEAEAAEYLVLPGVGAFGATMAHLRNLDLVEPLCARIAAGRPTLAVCLGLQLLCRESEESPGSDGLGIVPARITRFADPLRVPQLGWNLVTSEGVSPLLASGHAYFANSYKLDAPPAGWSVATADYGGRFVAALARGPVLACQFHPELSGPWGLSWLRRWLEYAPEPEGNAC, encoded by the coding sequence GTGAGCTCCGCCATCGTGCTGCGTGATGTCCGTATCGTCCGTACGGGGCGGGCGAACATCGCCTCGGTTCTGGCTGGTTTCGGCCGCCTGGGGCTGACACCCTTACTGGTGGAGACCGCAGCCGAAGCGGAAGCGGCCGAGTACCTCGTCTTGCCGGGGGTGGGTGCGTTCGGCGCCACGATGGCACACCTGCGTAATCTCGATCTCGTTGAGCCATTGTGCGCTCGCATCGCCGCAGGTCGGCCGACGCTGGCAGTCTGTCTCGGGTTGCAGTTGCTGTGTCGTGAGAGCGAAGAATCACCGGGCAGCGACGGCCTTGGGATCGTACCCGCGCGGATCACGCGCTTTGCAGACCCCCTGCGTGTGCCCCAACTCGGTTGGAATCTGGTGACTTCCGAGGGAGTGAGCCCACTGCTGGCGAGCGGCCACGCCTATTTCGCGAACTCGTACAAGCTCGACGCACCACCGGCGGGCTGGAGCGTCGCCACTGCGGATTACGGTGGGCGGTTTGTCGCGGCATTGGCTCGCGGTCCGGTCTTGGCCTGCCAGTTTCACCCGGAGCTTTCGGGTCCGTGGGGGTTGTCCTGGCTGCGGCGCTGGCTGGAATACGCGCCTGAGCCCGAGGGGAACGCATGTTGA